In Pseudomonas sp. ADAK18, a single window of DNA contains:
- a CDS encoding alpha/beta hydrolase, with protein sequence MSALKWVRGVNGTLGRLAPQTVASKMRRAFMTPRNHPPRDWELPLLAQSERMTLRFGLSALRWGQGPAVLLMHGWEGRPTQFASLITALVDAGYSVIALEGPAHGRSPGREAHVLLFARAMLEAAAELPPLHAVVGHSMGGASAMLAVQLGLRTEALVSIAAPSRFLDVLRGFAGVVGLPARARSAFIQQVEFTLGMPLKHLDVAHYQMNMPGLIVHAEDDTFVPVKASQMIHEAWFDSRLMRLEQGGHQKVLADPRVIEGVLALLAGSRLPERQTA encoded by the coding sequence ATGAGCGCGCTTAAATGGGTTCGTGGAGTCAATGGCACCTTGGGTCGCCTGGCGCCCCAAACGGTGGCCAGCAAGATGCGCCGGGCGTTTATGACGCCTCGTAACCATCCTCCCCGTGATTGGGAGCTGCCGCTGTTGGCGCAATCGGAGCGCATGACCTTGCGTTTCGGTTTGTCGGCGCTGCGCTGGGGCCAAGGGCCGGCAGTGTTGTTGATGCACGGCTGGGAAGGGCGCCCGACGCAGTTTGCCAGCCTGATCACCGCGCTGGTGGACGCCGGTTACTCAGTGATTGCCTTGGAAGGTCCGGCGCATGGTCGCTCGCCCGGGCGTGAGGCGCATGTGCTGCTGTTTGCCCGAGCCATGTTGGAAGCCGCTGCCGAGTTGCCGCCATTACATGCCGTTGTCGGTCACTCCATGGGCGGCGCCAGCGCGATGCTGGCTGTCCAATTGGGGTTGCGCACCGAGGCGCTGGTGAGCATTGCTGCGCCGTCGCGTTTTCTCGATGTGTTGCGTGGGTTTGCCGGTGTGGTCGGCTTGCCGGCTCGCGCACGTTCGGCGTTTATCCAGCAAGTCGAGTTCACCTTGGGTATGCCGCTCAAGCATCTGGATGTAGCCCATTACCAAATGAACATGCCGGGCCTGATCGTGCACGCCGAAGACGACACGTTTGTTCCGGTCAAAGCCTCCCAGATGATCCATGAAGCGTGGTTTGACAGCCGCCTGATGCGCCTGGAGCAGGGCGGCCACCAGAAGGTATTGGCCGATCCGCGAGTCATCGAAGGCGTGCTGGCGTTGCTGGCCGGTTCTCGCCTGCCGGAGCGGCAAACCGCCTGA
- a CDS encoding TetR/AcrR family transcriptional regulator, giving the protein MNDKKAQTRERILQAASAALVQRGPAEPSVGEVMGAAGLTVGGFYAHFESKDALMLEAFNQLLAQRRASVDDMDAELTGEERRALVAAFYLSRKHRDSTAQACPIPATVGEMGRLPDDFRRVLNEHVELMAAQLAASPEDTDKALADMALMVGGLALARALGPGELSDRMLRAAKSAVR; this is encoded by the coding sequence ATGAACGATAAAAAAGCGCAAACCCGTGAACGCATTCTTCAGGCCGCCAGTGCTGCGCTGGTCCAGCGTGGCCCGGCCGAGCCCAGCGTGGGCGAAGTAATGGGTGCGGCGGGGCTGACCGTGGGCGGTTTCTATGCCCATTTCGAAAGCAAGGATGCGTTGATGCTGGAGGCCTTCAATCAATTGCTGGCCCAGCGTCGTGCTTCCGTCGACGACATGGACGCCGAGCTGACAGGAGAAGAGCGACGCGCCCTGGTGGCGGCGTTCTACCTGTCACGCAAGCACCGTGATTCCACCGCCCAAGCCTGCCCGATTCCCGCCACGGTGGGGGAGATGGGCCGCTTGCCGGACGACTTTCGGCGGGTGCTCAACGAGCACGTTGAACTGATGGCGGCCCAGTTGGCCGCCAGTCCTGAAGACACCGACAAAGCCCTGGCTGACATGGCGTTGATGGTCGGTGGCTTGGCGTTGGCCCGCGCCCTCGGGCCTGGAGAGTTGTCAGATCGCATGTTGCGCGCGGCCAAGTCGGCCGTGCGCTGA